In Ptychodera flava strain L36383 chromosome 21, AS_Pfla_20210202, whole genome shotgun sequence, a genomic segment contains:
- the LOC139122035 gene encoding aldehyde dehydrogenase 1A1-like — protein sequence MSKSIAQPEVKYTQLFIDNEFVNSISGKTFPTINPSTGEKICDVQEADKVDVDIAVRAARKAFQLGSPWRNMDPSAKGKLLYKLADLIEQEKEYLAALESLDNGMRYFDALEQAEEGSNILRYFAGFADKINGQTIPVDGPYLSYTRIEPIGVCGATISWNFPLGITFWKISQALACGNTVILKPSEETPLTALYLASLVLEAGFPPGVVNVLPGYGSTAGAAIAEHMDVDKLFFTGTIEVGRKVKIASAMSNLKQVALEQGGKSPIIIFADTRDLDEAVFMGHDGLFFNTGMICSAASRTFVQEEIYDEFVKRSIEKAKARSIGNPLVNTDAESGPQINKRQFDNVMELIESGKKEGAKLGCGGCRHGESGYFVQPTVFYDVTDDMRIAQEEIFGPVQCILKFKSSDEVIERANNTKYGLAAAVFTKDIDKAIKVSNSIDAGTVWVNTYSIIHFGAPFGGTKMSGDSRDLGECGLREYTKTKTVTVKLSQDC from the exons CTCTTCATCGACAATGAGTTTGTTAACTCAATAAGTGGTAAAACATTTCCAACTATCAACCCATCAACTGGAGAGAAGATCTGTGATGTTCAAGAAGCGGATAAG GTCGATGTGGATATTGCAGTGAGAGCTGCCAGAAAAGCGTTTCAACTTGGCTCGCCGTGGAGAAACATGGATCCCTCCGCCAAGGGAAAACTTCTGTACAAACTTGCAGATTTGATTGAACAGGAAAAGGAATACTTGGCT gCACTTGAAAGCCTTGACAATGGCAtgcgatattttgatgcattgGAACAGGCAGAGGAAGGAAGCAATATTCTTCGTTATTTTGCTGGATTTGCCGATAAAATCAATGGACAAACCATTCCTGTCG ATGGTccgtatttgagttacactcgTATTGAACCAATTGGTGTTTGTGGCGCGACCATATCATGGAACTTCCCCTTGGGAATTACATTTTGGAAGATTAGTCAAGCTTTAGCATGTGGCAATACAGTCATATTGAAGCCATCAGAGGAAACACCACTCACTGCATTATATCTTGCATCTTTAGTTTTAGAG GCTGGATTCCCTCCTGGTGTTGTCAACGTTTTACCAGGATATGGCTCGACAGCTGGTGCCGCCATTGCAGAACACATGGATGTGGATAAACTGTTCTTCACTGGAACTATTGAG GTTGGCAGGAAAGTGAAGATCGCTTCTGCAATGAGTAATCTTAAACAAGTGGCATTAGAACAAGGCGGCAAATCTCCAATTATCATATTTGCGGACACCAGAGACC TGGATGAGGCTGTGTTCATGGGTCATGATGGGCTGTTCTTCAACACGGGCATGATTTGCAGTGCTGCTTCTCGCACATTTGTTCAAGAGGAAATCTATGATGAATTTGTGAAACGCAGTATAGAAAAAGCCAAAGCCAGATCAATAGGAAATCCTCTGGTCAATACCGATGCTGAATCGGGTCCTCAG ATTAACAAGAGGCAGTTTGACAATGTTATGGAGCTAATAGAGAGCGGGAAAAAAGAAGGTGCAAAACTTGGATGTGGGGGTTGTCGTCATGGTGAAAGCGGTTATTTTGTTCAGCCAACTGTCTTCTATGATGTTACAGATGATATGAGAATCGCACAAGAGGAG ATATTTGGTCCAGTTcagtgcattttaaaatttaaaagctCAGACGAGGTGATTGAGAGAGCCAACAATACAAAGTATGGCCTTGCTGCAGCAGTCTTCACAAAAGATATTGATAAAGCTATCAAAGTCTCAAATTCCATTGATGCAGGAACTGTATG GGTGAACACATACAGCATTATTCACTTCGGGGCGCCTTTTGGTGGCACTAAAATGTCGGGTGATAGTAGAGACCT CGGCGAATGTGGTCTACGGGAATATACCAAAACCAAGACA GTGACCGTAAAATTGTCCCAGGATTGCTAG